DNA from Victivallis lenta:
GCCCGGGGACATGGGATACGCTTGAACGTCATAAGGCGCACCACGAGGCGGAAGGAAACGGCTTCGGCTACGGACTGCATCATGTTCCAATCAAAGAGAATGAAATAACAAGAACCATTTCCGCCCGCTATCACAAGGACGGAGCGGAAATTCTCATTGAGCAGCCGGGGAACCGTCCCCGCCGTCTGACCGTCGAAGAGGCAATGCAGTTGCAGGGCTATGATCCGGAACATTTCCTGTTCCCCGTCTCCAGGACTCAGGCATACAAACAAATCGGGAACAGCGTTGTATGGCCCGCGATTCATTCATGCGCATTGGAAATAGCAAGAGTTTTGAGAACCCGGAGAAAAGCAAAATGAACCTTGAAATGCGTTGCAAAAACATTTCTTTGACTCGTTTTCTTGAGCTTCTGGATCAGGATAAACTGTTCTGGCTTGTCAAACGTCTTTCCGGAAACGACACGGGAATTACAGGGGGGCACCAGTCCGGGATTTACGTCCCCCGCCAGTTTATGGAGGCGGTCGTTCCTGCGGTTGTGACTACGGAGCAATACAACCCGACGCAGGAAATCTCGTGCTATATTCCAAGTCAGGACTGCCTGAAAACCGGAATTCAGGCGAAATACTACAACAACAAGTATTTTCCTGAAATGAAACTGAAAAAGAAGTATGACGAATTCCGGCTGACCAGATGGGTGGGAACTCCATTGCAGGATGTGGAAAACACCGGCAGCATCTGCATCCTTGCCGGAACATGCAGAAACGGGGAAACGGAATTGCTCGGCTGGGTGAGCAATACGGCGGAAGAAGAGGAGCTCATCGAATACTGGCTTGGCAAAGAAGTGGAGCCGGGACAGATGTATCTATCCTCCGCGTCAGCTGAAAAAAGCGATCTGCCTCTTTTGAAACAGCTGCCGGTTTCATGGCTGAAAACATTCCCGACCGGGCGTGATATTTTTGAATTTATCGAAACGCGCTTCCCTCAAAGCTCGTGGGCAAAGTCCATTGACGAGCTGCTGCTGAAAAGGAGGGCGATGGAATTCGATATCTTTTCCGAGGTTGAGAGACACAATGTTATGCCGAACATCAAAGACG
Protein-coding regions in this window:
- a CDS encoding type II restriction endonuclease; its protein translation is MNLEMRCKNISLTRFLELLDQDKLFWLVKRLSGNDTGITGGHQSGIYVPRQFMEAVVPAVVTTEQYNPTQEISCYIPSQDCLKTGIQAKYYNNKYFPEMKLKKKYDEFRLTRWVGTPLQDVENTGSICILAGTCRNGETELLGWVSNTAEEEELIEYWLGKEVEPGQMYLSSASAEKSDLPLLKQLPVSWLKTFPTGRDIFEFIETRFPQSSWAKSIDELLLKRRAMEFDIFSEVERHNVMPNIKDGFTSVDEFIKYANSVANRRKSRAGTSLELHLESIFRYEQLKFEAQVITEQNKKPDFIFPSGKDYHNPAFPSAKLHMLASKTCCKDRWRQVISEADRIENKHLFTLQQGVSSNQLAEMYQHGIILVVPQPIITSFPEDYRTKIMNLTNFVDFIKESQQAV